The stretch of DNA TGTGATTCCTAAAGAGATTGTTTTTTGTTCAACATGTGGAAATTTATGATTTTCTATTGTAACTCGTAGTTTTTCAGCCAAAATTAGCGCATTTTCTTCACTTGTTTTTGCACAAATTATTAAAAACTCTTCTCCCCCATATCTTCCAAATATATCAGAATTCCTCAAGTTTTCAGATATGATTTTTGAAGTAGTTGTTAAAATTTCATCACCAACTAAATGTCCAAAAGTATCATTTACTTTTTTAAAATAATCAATATCTAACAAAATTATAGATAATTCTTCTTTATATCTTTTGGCAACTTCCATTTCTATTTCTAAAAATTCATCTAATAATCTTCTATTATAAATCCCTGTTAATTTATCAATTGAAGCCAATTTTTCTATCTCTTTTTTTGCAGTTATATCAATTCCAACTGAAACAAAGGTTTCGATTTTTCCACTTTCTTCATTTATTGTGGGAATAATGTATTGTTCAAGCCAATAATTTTCACCATTTTTCTTTTTATTTAATAATTCTCCTGTCCAAACTTTTCCACTTAGTATAGTATCCCATAAAGATTTTATAAGTGTTCTATCTTGTTTTGGATGTTTAATTATTGACATTTTTTGTCCAATTAATTCATCTTTATTGTAACCACTAGATTTTTCAAAAGCATCACTAACGTCTAGAATAGTACTATCTATTTTGGTTGTTGATGTAATTACAAATTTATCAATTATTGAAGTAAATTGATTTAGCTTTTCATGGGCTTTTAATAAAGCTCTTTGTAATTTAATAGGAGTTCTTGATACAATAATTGCCATAAATAAACTCAATAAAACAGTTAATCCTAAAACAATGATAGCCGTATTCAATTTTGTATCAATTAACTCTTTTTGGTAATTTGTTTTAGTTTTTAAAATCAGTGTAGCTTCATCTTCATTTTTTAGAATATGATTTAAAGATATTTTATAAATATTTTCTTCTTCAAGTCCATTTGGGAAATCATTTTTCATATCTCTTGGAATATTTTTATGTGCATTAAATGAAAACTCATTTTTTGGATGTAAAATAAAGTTTTGATTTTTATCAATAATATAATGATCAAAAGTAGAAGAAAAACCAATTGAATTAAATAAATTTGTAATAAATACATTTATGATAATAATTCCAGAAAATTTATTATCATTAAACACCGGAATTGCAATTTTTAAAGTGGGTTTAGGAATTTCATCCGTTATTTCATTTCCTAAATCAAATTTTGAATGCCAAATAGTTTCATCTTTATTGTTAGATAAAATTTTGAAATAATCTTTATTGCTTCTATTTTGAAGTTTGTCTTTTTCAATAATAAACGCATTTTCATTTTCATTATTTCTGTCTATTCTAACTATTTCCATTCCATTTTTATCAATGAATCTGGCTTTCATTATATTAGTGTTACTATTTACAATAGCTAGAAAAATATCTTCTAATTCTTTTTGTTTATTAATATCTTTTGAAATAAGAAAATCTTTTAATATTTTATTATCATGTAAAGATTTTGCAATGTTATCCATATTTGTTATTCTAGGTTTTAGTATAGTTTCTAATTTTATATCAAATATCTCTTTAGCTTTTTTATCTAAGCTATTTTTGCTATCTTCCATTTGAAGTTTATAACTAACAAATGAACTAAAAGCTGAAATTATAATCCCAAAAATAATAAAATAGAAAATAAAAAATTTATGAAAGTTTTGTTGAGTCAAGTTTTTCCTTTTTTGCAGTTTGCAATTATAGCTGTAAAAAACTTATTTTATTTAGAAATTATTTGTTTATTGGAAGTTCGATTTTAAACTCTGCTCCAATATATTTCACATTATCATAGCTGTATTCTTTATTTGAAACGCTTATATTTCCATTCATATGTTTTTTTATAATTTCATTTGACATATAAAGACCAATTCCTGTTCCTTGACTTTTATGTTTTGTTGTAAAATAAGGTTCAAAAATTCTGTTTATGATTGTTTCTTTTATTCCTCCTGCGTTGTCTTTTATTTTTAAAATTAAATTATTTTCTTCTTTATAAATGTCAATAAATATTAATTTCTTTTCTAAATTATTTTCTTCAAATGCATCTAATGCATTATTTATAATATTTACAAGAACTTGAATAAATTCATTAACAAGACCTATAATTTCTATTTTTTGAGTATTTTTTATGATTTCTATTTTTCTATTTTTCAATTTTGAACTAACCAAATATAATACTTTTTCTATTGGAGTATTAACATCAAAAAAAGAAGCTTTTTTTTCATTACTAAAAAAGTTTCTAAAATCATCAATTGTATTAGATAAATGTTGAGCCGAATTATTTATTATGTCCATTGTTTCATAAAAATCTGAATCACTTAAGTTTCCAAAATCTTTTTTTAATTTTGCTCCCGTTGCTGCTGTTGAAATCAAAGATAAAGGTTGTCTCCATTGGTGAGCAATATTTTCTATCATTTCTCCCATTGCTGCCATTTTTGATTGGTGATTTAAAATATTTTCTTTTTGTATTAATTCTGTAGTCTTTTTTTCTACTAAATTTTCTAAATTTTTATTCATATCATTCAATTTTTTAGTTTTTTCTTCAACTTTAATAGTAAGGGTTTTATTAAGATTTTTAAGTGTTAAAGTTCTATGCACAAATGCTAATATAATTAAAAAAACAACAGCAAATATTTGTAAAAATAACTCATAATTAAAGTTAGTTTGGAATTGTACGTTATTCCATTTTGTAATTATTTCATTTAATTCATTTATAGAAATTGATGAAATGGCTTTATTTAGTATTGATTCTAATATAACATAATCATCTCTTATCATAAATTTTATACTAAAATCTAAACCTGTATTTCCAGATACTTTTAAATCATCAAAATCATATTTAGCAATATTATAAAAAAGCACAGGCTGAATATCAATGAAAGCATAAGCTTTATTTTTGGATACTAACTCTAATCCTTCTTTTACACTATTAACTAAAATAAAGTCCATATTTGGATATTTACTTTTTATTATATTATGAGCTGTAAAATTATCACCTACGGCTATTTTTTTATTAGTTAATATAGAAATGTTTTCTATAAAGTTTTCGTCTTTTTTGGTAGCTATTGAAATTGGAAATTTTGCATATTCTTTTGAGAAAATTGAGTACTCTTTTCTATCATGAGTTTCGCCAACACTATAAATTAAATCATTTTCTTTATTTTTTATACTATTAATTTGATGTTTAAATGTTTCATCAAATATATTTTTATATTTTAAATCTAATTTACTTGAAATAATTTTCCAATATTCAGCAGAAATACCAATAGCCTCATCGTTTCTTGATTTAAATGTAAATGGTTCCCATGCGTCAGAAACAGATACTTTAATTAAATTGTTTGCTAAAAAATCTTTTTCTTCTTGAGTTAGATTAATTTGTTGTTTAAAGTTTGAATAATATCTATCTTTTTCATTTAAAATCCATTTCTTTTCAAGTTCTAAGAGTTCATTTATAGGAATTTTTGAAAATCCATTATTAAATAAATCAGCTTTATCTTGAGAATAAGTTATTGCATTTACACTATTTTTTAGAATTGAATTATCTAAGGATTTTATCAAATGAAATAAATTATTTCTAAGAGTATAAAATTCAACTGCAAGTTTATCTTCATAGATTAAATCTAACTCATTATTTTCTAAATCTTCTATTAATTTATCGTAATCTTTATACAACTTTATAGTTGCATTTGGATAATTCTTTAAAATTAATTCTTCATAATCTTGACTTATTAGTCCTATATTAATATTACTTTTTGCAAGTATTTGAGCGTTATTTTTTGCTAAAATAAAAAATGAACTTGTTAATTCATAAAAAGAATCTGAACTAAACATCCAATTTTTATAAGGATTAGAACCTAAAAAAAAGTCAACTTCTTTATTTTTGGCTAAATCAAGAGCATTGTTCCAAATAACTCCATCTACAAATTCAATTGTGTAATTGTTATATTTCGCCCATAATTTCCAAATATCAATGAATAATCCAGCAGCTTTATCATCTTGTTTATATGAAAATGGAGCATAATTTGGGTCATAAGAAATTTTCAAATTTGTTTCTTTTGCAAAAATAGATATAGAAAATAGAAAAATGATAATGAATAAGTTTTTCATAGTGACCTAAATAAATCTTTTTGTTAATAATTACATTATAACAAACTATTATTTAATTTGGGTGAGGGACATTAATAATTAAAAATTAAGTCTATATCCAACGCCTGAAATATTGGTAATTGATTCTTTGCCTATTTTTTTCCGCACTTTATTTAATAGGTTTTTTAAAGCAGAATCTGTAGCTTCAAAACAATCTTCCCAAATATTAGATTTTAATTCCTCAGATGAAACGATTCGGTTACTATTTTTTATTAAAAAACTTATTAAATCTAATTCTTTTAATGTAAGAGCAACTTCTTCTTTTGTATTTAAATCTACTAATTTTTTATGAAGTACATTGTATTGAATATTATTTTGGAAATTAATCAAATATCTTGAATTATCTAAAATCTCTTCAACACAAGATTGTAAAGAATTATTTAGAGTTTTAAAATCTACAGGTTTAGTAAGATAATCAACTAGTTTTAGTTTTGTGGCTTCCAATAAATATTTTGTATCAGTAAAAGCACTTAATAAAATCACAGGAATAGTTTTATCCGTTTTTCTTAATTCTTTTATAAAATCAATCCCATCCGTATCAGGAAGATTTATATCTGAAATTATTATGTCTATTCTTTGTTTGTTAAAAATAAATTTAGCTTCATTTATGTTTGAAACATCGAATACATTTTCACATAACAAAAGTAAAACTTTTTTTATATTTATTCTAATATTTTCTTCATCTTCTATATACAAGATATTTAAATTTTTTAATATGTGATTAAAATTAAGATTTTTTTGCATATTTAACTCTTTTGTGAAAATAATAATTTAGCATATTATAATAATAAAACTTAAAAAAATAATTTATATTATTTATTACTATAAATACCATATAGTAGCAATTTATTACCAAAAAGTTTTTTAATAAATAATTAAGTAAAAAGCATGTAAAGTAACAGAAAAAATTATTTAAGATTTAGGTTATCTTAAGCGGAGTTAAAATGTACATAAAAAAATTATTGAAATTTGCTTGTATTTCTATATTGGCAAGTAGTTCTTTACAGGCTGTTAGTTTAAAAGAGAGTGTTGATAAAGTATTAGCTACTAATCCAGAAGTAATAGCTGAAAAAAATAATCAAGAAGCTTTTAGAAAATATATTGATGAAAGAAAGGCAAATTACCTTCCAAGAATAGATGTGGATGGAAGATTAGAAAAAAGTAATTCTGATAAAAATTATGATCAACCAAATTTAAATAATTTATCTGATAGTAATACAAAAGAAGATGGATACAATTTTGGAATAGCTTTAAATCAGATGTTATATGATGGTAATTTAACTCCAAGTCAAGTACAAGAAGCAAAACATAATGATTTAGCTAATAAGTTTAGAACAGAAAAGAATATTGATAATGTCGTTTATGAAACAATTATTGCATATAAAGATTTGGTTCAATATAACGAAATGTTAGAGTTAACAAAAAATATGATTACTACAAATGAAGAAAATCTTCAAATAGCTAAAGAAAAAGAATCTATTAGTGGAGAAGTACTTGAAACATACGAAGTTGATTCAAAATTAAGTTTTGTTAAAGAAAAATACTTAGAAGAAGAAGATTTAAAAAGTTCAAAAATTAGTACTTTTAAAAGATATGTTGGAATGGAACCATCAGGAAATGAATGTAGACCAAAAATTAATTTATCAAAAATACCGGATAATTTACAACAAATTGTAGAATTAGCAGTTTTGAGAAATTATGAAATCCAACAACAAATAGAAACAATAAAAGCTCAAAGAGAAAAAATAGCGCAAGCTGATTCAAAGTTTTTACCAAATTTAAGTTTGGAATTAAAAGCTCTTACTGACAATGATTTATCTTTGAATGAAGAAGGTACAGAAAATCAAGCTTATGGAAGAATTAACTTGGCTTGGAATTTATACAATGGTGGTGGAGATTATGCTGTATCACAACAAGAAGCATTATTTTTAGCTGAAGAAAAAGAAAGATTAGATGCAATTACTAATAAAATTGTTGAATCAATAAAAGTGAATCATAAAAGATTTACAAAAAATAAAGAAAGAATAGCTGTTCTAAAAGATTATGTTGTAGCAAATGAAAATATTGTTGAAGTTTATAAAAGTGAATTTGAATCAGGTACAAGAACATTTGTTGATATTTTAGATGCACAAACAGTTTTATATGAAGCAAAAAAGAGTTTAGTTGCAAGAGAATATGATTTATATACAAATTATTACGATATTTTAAATACATTGTCAATGTTAACAACAACTATTTTAGAATCAGAAGATGGTTGTTCAAACGATAAAGCTTTAAATTCGCTTGTTTCAGAACAACAAAAAGCTTCAAAAGAGCCAGCATCTGAAGAATTAGGTGCATTATTAGGAGATGAAAAAACAGCTCCAAAAGATACAAAAAAAATAACTCCTGCATTACCTAAAAAACAATAATATATAATGTTTTTTGCTCTACTTACTAATTCTTGGTAATGTAGAGCTTAAAATAAGTTTTTAACTTATAATATCTAAAAGATAAAAAAGTGCTAAGGTTATTTATGGTACATTTAACTGCGTAAAAATGGCAAATAGAAGTAATAAATAAATTATCTTTTGTCACACTAACAAAAATAAGCCATAATTTCAATATTAGTGAATATAAACTAAATATTAGAAGTATGAGATTTCTAGAAAAAAGGTTAATATTGGAAAATAATTCTGATTTAATAGAAAATGAAACATTAACAGACCTTAAAGATAGGAGAAAAGTAGATGATCTTTTAGGTTGTTTACTTTTTTTATCTAAGTACCATAATCGAGAAACATCAGCAGAATCTTTGACTTTTGGATTGCCAATTCATAAAACATCTATGAATATATCAATGTTTCATCAAGCTTCATCTCGTATAGGATTAATCACTAAAACAGTTAATAGAGAGAAATTAAAAGATATTACAAAACTAGCCCTTCCTTCGGTTTTAATTTTAGATAAAAATAGAGCTTGTGTTTTATTAAACTATGACTTAAAAGAAGGAACTGCAAATGTTATTATTCCTGGATTAATTTCAGGTGAAACACAAATGACTATAGAGAAACTTCAAAGTGAATATACAGGCGAAGTTATAATAATAAAACCAGAATACAACTTTAATAATAGAATAGAAAAAGAAGTAGTTGTTGATAATCCTAAAGAGTGGTTTTGGGGAACTTTATTAAGAAATAAAGGAATTTATCAGCAAGTAATAGTTGTCTCTTTATTTATAAATTTATTTATTTTAGCAACACCTCTTTTTACAATGAATGTTTATGATAGAGTTTTACCAAATAATGCAATAGAAACGTTATGGGCTTTATTTATTGGAATTTCAATAGTAATGTTTTTTGATTTATTGTTAAAAATTTTAAGATCTCATTTTCTTGGAATTGCTAGTAAAAGAGCTGATACCATAATGTCAAATAAAATATTTAATCATTTATTAAATATAAAACTTGAAGCAAAACCAGCTTCAACAGGACAGTTTGTAAGTAGATTACAATCTTTTGAAAGTGTACGGGAGTTTTTTACTGGCGCTACAATGGCAGCTATTGTTGATTTACCTTTTGCAATAATTTTTATTATAGTAATATTTTTTATAGCAGGTCCTTTGGCATATATAACTATTCTAACTGTAATTATTTCCCTATTAATTTCATGGTATATGCAAAGACCTCTTAAAGAAATAATTTCAAAATCTGTAAAAGAAGAACAAATAAAACAAACTACACTTATAGAAACTGTTTCTGGTTTAGAAATAATAAAAAGTGTAAAAGCTCAAAATAGAATGAAAACCCATTGGGATAATTCTATTAATAGAACTGTACATTATGCAGATAAGGGGCACTTTTTATCTCAAACTATTACTTATTTAACGGCGTTTATTTCACAGTTTTCTAATATAGCTATTGTTGCAGCAGGAGTTTATTTAGCTCAAGAGGGTGAAATTACAATGGGAGCAATAATTGCGGCAATGATTTTAAATGGAAGAGTAATAGCTCCCATTTCTCAATTAGTAGGAATGATTATTAAATTTGATAGAACAATGTTGTCTTTAAATAACCTCGATGAGGTTATGCGAATGCCAGTTGAAAAAGAGAATAAATCGTATATAAGTAGACCAAATTTAAAAGGTGACATTGAATTAAAAGATGTTCAGTTTGCATATAAAGATCAAAATCATCAAACACTAAAAGATATAAATTTACTTATTAAACAAGGTGAAAAAATTGCGATTCTTGGAAAAATTGGTTCAGGAAAATCGACAT from Arcobacter suis CECT 7833 encodes:
- a CDS encoding type I secretion system permease/ATPase, with product MENNSDLIENETLTDLKDRRKVDDLLGCLLFLSKYHNRETSAESLTFGLPIHKTSMNISMFHQASSRIGLITKTVNREKLKDITKLALPSVLILDKNRACVLLNYDLKEGTANVIIPGLISGETQMTIEKLQSEYTGEVIIIKPEYNFNNRIEKEVVVDNPKEWFWGTLLRNKGIYQQVIVVSLFINLFILATPLFTMNVYDRVLPNNAIETLWALFIGISIVMFFDLLLKILRSHFLGIASKRADTIMSNKIFNHLLNIKLEAKPASTGQFVSRLQSFESVREFFTGATMAAIVDLPFAIIFIIVIFFIAGPLAYITILTVIISLLISWYMQRPLKEIISKSVKEEQIKQTTLIETVSGLEIIKSVKAQNRMKTHWDNSINRTVHYADKGHFLSQTITYLTAFISQFSNIAIVAAGVYLAQEGEITMGAIIAAMILNGRVIAPISQLVGMIIKFDRTMLSLNNLDEVMRMPVEKENKSYISRPNLKGDIELKDVQFAYKDQNHQTLKDINLLIKQGEKIAILGKIGSGKSTLLKLIMNLYEPTKGSVLIDGLDTRQIDPTDLRHAIGSVPQEPFLFMGTIKDNLTIGEQYVSDEELLRVSKIAGLDDFLGKHEAGYDLLVGERGEGLSGGERQSVTLARALISDPNIIMLDEPTNSMDRQTEKSFINRLQNIVSDKTLIVVTHKTSLLQLVDRIIIVENGQIIVDGPKDEVFTTKIG
- a CDS encoding TolC family protein, whose product is MYIKKLLKFACISILASSSLQAVSLKESVDKVLATNPEVIAEKNNQEAFRKYIDERKANYLPRIDVDGRLEKSNSDKNYDQPNLNNLSDSNTKEDGYNFGIALNQMLYDGNLTPSQVQEAKHNDLANKFRTEKNIDNVVYETIIAYKDLVQYNEMLELTKNMITTNEENLQIAKEKESISGEVLETYEVDSKLSFVKEKYLEEEDLKSSKISTFKRYVGMEPSGNECRPKINLSKIPDNLQQIVELAVLRNYEIQQQIETIKAQREKIAQADSKFLPNLSLELKALTDNDLSLNEEGTENQAYGRINLAWNLYNGGGDYAVSQQEALFLAEEKERLDAITNKIVESIKVNHKRFTKNKERIAVLKDYVVANENIVEVYKSEFESGTRTFVDILDAQTVLYEAKKSLVAREYDLYTNYYDILNTLSMLTTTILESEDGCSNDKALNSLVSEQQKASKEPASEELGALLGDEKTAPKDTKKITPALPKKQ
- a CDS encoding sensor domain-containing diguanylate cyclase; the encoded protein is MTQQNFHKFFIFYFIIFGIIISAFSSFVSYKLQMEDSKNSLDKKAKEIFDIKLETILKPRITNMDNIAKSLHDNKILKDFLISKDINKQKELEDIFLAIVNSNTNIMKARFIDKNGMEIVRIDRNNENENAFIIEKDKLQNRSNKDYFKILSNNKDETIWHSKFDLGNEITDEIPKPTLKIAIPVFNDNKFSGIIIINVFITNLFNSIGFSSTFDHYIIDKNQNFILHPKNEFSFNAHKNIPRDMKNDFPNGLEEENIYKISLNHILKNEDEATLILKTKTNYQKELIDTKLNTAIIVLGLTVLLSLFMAIIVSRTPIKLQRALLKAHEKLNQFTSIIDKFVITSTTKIDSTILDVSDAFEKSSGYNKDELIGQKMSIIKHPKQDRTLIKSLWDTILSGKVWTGELLNKKKNGENYWLEQYIIPTINEESGKIETFVSVGIDITAKKEIEKLASIDKLTGIYNRRLLDEFLEIEMEVAKRYKEELSIILLDIDYFKKVNDTFGHLVGDEILTTTSKIISENLRNSDIFGRYGGEEFLIICAKTSEENALILAEKLRVTIENHKFPHVEQKTISLGITSFEKNDTIKSLFKKADLALYKAKHTGRNKAIIYKKEL
- a CDS encoding response regulator transcription factor, with translation MQKNLNFNHILKNLNILYIEDEENIRINIKKVLLLLCENVFDVSNINEAKFIFNKQRIDIIISDINLPDTDGIDFIKELRKTDKTIPVILLSAFTDTKYLLEATKLKLVDYLTKPVDFKTLNNSLQSCVEEILDNSRYLINFQNNIQYNVLHKKLVDLNTKEEVALTLKELDLISFLIKNSNRIVSSEELKSNIWEDCFEATDSALKNLLNKVRKKIGKESITNISGVGYRLNF
- a CDS encoding transporter substrate-binding domain-containing protein; the encoded protein is MKNLFIIIFLFSISIFAKETNLKISYDPNYAPFSYKQDDKAAGLFIDIWKLWAKYNNYTIEFVDGVIWNNALDLAKNKEVDFFLGSNPYKNWMFSSDSFYELTSSFFILAKNNAQILAKSNINIGLISQDYEELILKNYPNATIKLYKDYDKLIEDLENNELDLIYEDKLAVEFYTLRNNLFHLIKSLDNSILKNSVNAITYSQDKADLFNNGFSKIPINELLELEKKWILNEKDRYYSNFKQQINLTQEEKDFLANNLIKVSVSDAWEPFTFKSRNDEAIGISAEYWKIISSKLDLKYKNIFDETFKHQINSIKNKENDLIYSVGETHDRKEYSIFSKEYAKFPISIATKKDENFIENISILTNKKIAVGDNFTAHNIIKSKYPNMDFILVNSVKEGLELVSKNKAYAFIDIQPVLFYNIAKYDFDDLKVSGNTGLDFSIKFMIRDDYVILESILNKAISSISINELNEIITKWNNVQFQTNFNYELFLQIFAVVFLIILAFVHRTLTLKNLNKTLTIKVEEKTKKLNDMNKNLENLVEKKTTELIQKENILNHQSKMAAMGEMIENIAHQWRQPLSLISTAATGAKLKKDFGNLSDSDFYETMDIINNSAQHLSNTIDDFRNFFSNEKKASFFDVNTPIEKVLYLVSSKLKNRKIEIIKNTQKIEIIGLVNEFIQVLVNIINNALDAFEENNLEKKLIFIDIYKEENNLILKIKDNAGGIKETIINRIFEPYFTTKHKSQGTGIGLYMSNEIIKKHMNGNISVSNKEYSYDNVKYIGAEFKIELPINK